A part of Ooceraea biroi isolate clonal line C1 chromosome 10, Obir_v5.4, whole genome shotgun sequence genomic DNA contains:
- the LOC105278254 gene encoding somatostatin receptor type 2: MMMMNTTMDMIDYAENLAHNNLTHNSTMRNCEADLPIIALVNQILYSLVCIVGLLGNTLVIYVVLRFSKMQTVTNIYILNLAFADECFLIGIPFLVTTISLRSWIFGKIMCKAYMTTTSINQFTSSIFLFIMSADRYIAVCHPITSPKMRTPFISKVVSCTAWGTSVLFMVPVFLYANAMESPEGVVSCNIYWPNDRGGQTTFTLYTLILGFAVPLVFILTFYFLVIRKLRTVGPKNKSKEKKRSHRKVTKLVLTVITVYVFCWLPYWVTQVALIYTPPKQCQSNITITSFLLAGFLSYSNSAMNPILYAFLSDNFKKSFLKACTCAAGKDVNAALHIENSIFPRRNKTNTDRMQSNRMIMSGHSRFDEDAERGPLISKTSTTTVTMTSRSNITISSDPTQRDKDLLKNGAQSTVLTQV, encoded by the coding sequence atgatgatgatgaacaCAACGATGGATATGATCGATTACGCGGAGAACCTGGCCCACAACAACCTGACGCACAACAGCACGATGCGGAATTGCGAGGCCGACCTGCCGATCATCGCCCTGGTCAACCAGATTCTTTATTCGCTCGTGTGCATCGTCGGCCTCCTCGGCAACACCTTGGTCATCTACGTTGTCTTGCGCTTCTCGAAGATGCAGACAGTAACGAACATCTACATCCTGAACCTGGCCTTTGCGGACGAGTGCTTCCTGATCGGTATACCGTTTCTGGTGACGACCATCAGCCTGCGCAGCTGGATCTTCGGCAAGATCATGTGCAAGGCGTACATGACCACTACGAGCATCAATCAGTTTACGAGCAGTATTTTCCTGTTCATCATGAGCGCCGATCGTTACATCGCCGTCTGCCATCCGATCACGTCACCGAAAATGCGCACGCCCTTCATCTCCAAAGTGGTCTCGTGCACCGCCTGGGGCACCAGCGTTCTTTTCATGGTTCCCGTGTTCCTATACGCAAACGCGATGGAATCGCCTGAGGGTGTCGTGAGCTGCAACATCTACTGGCCGAATGATCGCGGCGGCCAGACCACCTTCACCCTATACACCCTCATCCTGGGCTTCGCCGTTCCCCTGGTCTTCATTTTGACCTTCTATTTCCTGGTGATCAGGAAGCTGCGCACGGTAGGCCCGAAGAACAAATCGAAGGAGAAGAAACGCTCGCATCGAAAGGTGACCAAGCTGGTGCTGACGGTGATCACCGTGTACGTGTTCTGCTGGCTGCCCTACTGGGTCACCCAAGTAGCGCTGATCTACACCCCGCCGAAGCAATGCCAGAGCAACATCACTATCACCAGCTTCCTGCTGGCCGGCTTCCTCAGCTACAGTAACAGCGCGATGAATCCGATCCTCTACGCCTTCCTGAGCGACAACTTCAAGAAGAGCTTCCTGAAGGCGTGCACCTGCGCGGCTGGCAAGGACGTGAACGCCGCGCTGCACATTGAGAACAGCATATTCCCGCGGAGGAACAAGACCAACACCGATCGGATGCAGTCCAATCGGATGATCATGTCCGGACATTCCAGGTTCGACGAGGACGCAGAGCGAGGGCCGCTCATCAGCAAGACCTCCACCACCACGGTAACTATGACATCTAGGTCGAACATCACGATCAGCAGCGACCCGACACAAAGGGACAAGGATCTACTCAAGAACGGCGCCCAGTCGACCGTGTTGACGCAGGTTTAA